ACACTCCAGGCTCCAGCAGCACACTCcaggctccagcaacacattccaggctccagcaacacactccaggctccagcaacacattccaggctccagcaacacattccaggctccagcaacacattCCAGGCTCCAGCAGCACACTCCAGGCTCCAGCAGCACACTCCAGGCTCCAGCAGCACACTCCAGGCTCCAGCAGCACACTCCAGGCTCCAGCAACGCACTTCAGGCTCCAGCAACGCACTCCAGGCTCCAGCAGCACACTCCAGGCTCCAGCAGCACACTCCAGGCTCCAGCAGCACACTCCAGGCTCCAGCAGCACACTCCAGGCTCCAGCAGCACATTCCAGGCTCCAGCAGCACATTCCAGGCTCCAGCAACGCATTCCAGGCTCCAGCAACGCATTCCAGGTTCCAGCAGCACACTCCAGGCTCCAGCAACACCTACGTGCCGTGTCTTGGGTAACTTTCCAGAAGTGGGAGTTACAGTTTATTGTGTAAGTTGAGTGAAAGAAAGTTCTTGACTCCTGTCGGCGAGCAGCAGCATCAGTAGATGAAAGAGGGTAACTGCTCTGTCTCCTCCCTCAGCTCCCCTAATTTCCCCTCGTGCCTTCCCCCCTTCCATTACCtctccccttcaccccccccccccccagcatcgtcacagcACCCTCCAGCTGGACAGGGAGCGCGGGCCGCCGACCCACCCTCCTGGCAGCTGCTATCCTCTATTAACCCATTAGGTGCTCTGGTTGTGGGCTATCGTGTATTGATGTCTTTGTCTTGCGTTCCGGCTACTTGTTTTGACTGGATATTAAGGGGGGGGATAAATGGCACTCGCGGTAATTGGGGCTCTGTGAATAGTGGTTCCCCGGGTAAATGGGCTTGCGGATAAGTGGCGCTCATGGTAATTGGGCTCTGAAATACATGGCACTGACGATAAAAATTAATTAAGTATTGGAAACACTGGAGGTAAATTGCTCTAGGGACATTCGACTGGTATAACAAGTGGGAATGTGGTACATTGCCAAGTTATATTGGTAGCCAGACTGTGATTCgtgcgtcaggctgtgagcagccgcgtcccacagcctggttgaccagatgacCAATCTGGTGGCCTGGTCGGTGACCGGGCTGCGGGGCCTTTGATTCCCGGAACTGCCACAAAGTTGGCAGGTAACTCTTGGAGACAATGGGGCTAGTATTGGACTTGTGGCCTTATCAACCTCTGAATGGTTAAGGTCACCGCGATAGCTCACTGACCAACGAGCATGTATACTTTGGTCATGAATTATGTTCAGGACAAAAATATTGGGTCCTTGCGCAAGagtgatggaactttcacagatgacagcaaagaaatgagtgaaattctgaggcttcagtacgattctgttttcagtaaACCCGTGACCACACTGAAGATCGTTGATCCAAATGAATTCTTCATGAATGTGACACCAACATGGAACcacatatcagatgtcaccctaacccgactgcaccaggcccagactcatggaattctatACTCATCAAGAAGTGCAAAACACCACTATCACAGACCCTAAACATCTTTTGGAGACGGAGCCTAAATGGCGTCATCCCTGACATGCTTAAAACAGCGAAGATCGCgccacttcacaaaggaggtagtaaagcagatgccaaaattatagaccaatagctctaacctcacacatcataaaaatctttgaaatttCTAAGAAGTAAGATTACTACTCACATGGAATCACATCATCTACATAGCCCAAgacaacacgggttcagaacagggcgctcctgcctctcacagttgctagatcactatgacatggccGCAGGTGCCGTGAAAGACAAGCAAAACGCAGATGTAATATACACACACTTTACAATAGCTTtccacaaatgtgaccatggtgttattgcgcaCAAAAGGCGTTCAAAAGGTGTCCTGTCACTGGCAAAGTATGGAGAGGGATCGTCAACTTCCTAACGAACAGAACgcagtgtgtaatagtcaacacagtaaaatttggatcatctactgtgaaaagctcagtccccccaAGGTACCATACTTGCtccggtactttttctcatcctaacatcagacatagacaaggatacaaactacagcactgtatcatcatttccagatgacactaggattttcatgcgagtagacaatatagaggacacggcaaatctccaatctgatgtaaatcgggtctttcaatgggccataTCAATAAGATGTTTAATGAAAAttagttccagctcctgcgctatggaataaatgaaaattaaaaaacggaaaccacatataaaacggAATCAAATCACATTATAGAACGACAGAGCAATATAAAGGACCTAGGAGTAATTATGTCAaaagaccttacctttacagaacaccataaagtagctgtcacgacaGCAAGAAAATTGACAGGTTGAATttaaggaccttccaaacaagggccGTCatgccaatgatgatactttaagACACtaatgctctctagggtggaatattgttgcactctaACAGCTTATTCAGAGCTGGAGAGGTTGCTGatctggagagcgtgcaaagatactttaccgctagaatccactctataagtcatcttaattattgggacctattaaaagttctaaatctgtattctctagagcgcatccgagagagatacataataatctacacgtggaaaatagtagaggggcttgtCCCAAATCTGAACAGAGAAATAATATCACTtgagaccaggagacatggcaggatgtgcagaataaccccgttgaagagcagaggtgcaatagacccaagacttttcaacacactcccactacacataaggggcataactggtcgaccactcagtgttcaagagagaactcgacaaacaccttCAAAGAATACttgatcatccaggctgtgattcatacgtcaggatgcgggcagccgcgtccaacagcctggttgaccagacgaccaaccgggaggtctggtcggagaccgggctgcGGAGCCTTTCAATCCCCGGAACCTCTACAAGATAGCCACAAAGTAGGTTGGCGTTATCCTGGGACAAGAGAAGCAGCTGTGTTATCCTGGGATAAgagaaacgcttgtgctatcctgGTACAGGAGGACGTACGTTATCCTGATACAAGAGATGCACCGCTGTTATCCTAGTACAAGAGAAGCACCTGTGTTATCCTGGTAAAAGAGAAACACCTGTGTTATCCTAATATGAAGAAGCAAGTGTGTCGACGTGCGCACACTATGAATGGAGGcgagggattgggtgtgggggggagggaggaagaggtggggaagTAGGGGAGGGGAAGAAGAGGTGGGGGAAGATTAATCGGCCTGTGATCTTCCGGTAGTTGGGCCGGTCCCCTGAAGGTTATCTGGAGAATGTACCGTTGGTCGGGGCCCTCCtggacctccctccctccctcccccctcccccctttctttcCTATTCACCAACAGTTCCCCAAACTCCTCAcctacacgccaacccccccccccccccacccatacacACTTTCACCCCCCACAAACTGTGATCCATTACTATTTAACTCATTGCTCTACAAGTTACCAAAGACACATCTACCACACTTAGATCATCTCAGATTCTGTATCTTCTTAACTTGTTCTAAGTAAAGATGCATCGCGCGTCTTGACAAAGGTATACAAAGCAAGCTGTTGTGGATTCCCTCCCATGTATCCTCGGCTTCGTCTTTAAATACAAATCTTGAATATACTGTTAAGGTAAACAGTATCCTAAAAGCTCTTCAGGGAAAGAAGGTATGAGGGGAAGTGTGAGAGGAGCGCCGCCAAGAGGAATTACGAGAGGCATCGTGTATGAAGACGGAGTGTGTTGCTGAGACTTACAGGAGTGATTATGttcttaagtgtgtgtgtgagagagcgcTCATACTTGAGTCTCCACGGCAGGATGTTCAAGGTCCCCGGGATCCTGTTCCTCCAAGGTCAAGGAGCGTCAGAATTTCCATGAGATTCTTCTTCTGGTGATGTGTCCTTTGCTGCTCAAgcgtgtttttgttcctttaaatGAAAGGCGACTTTTGCTCCGCGCTCACTGTTTCCAGCCGGCAGACGGCTTCTTGACGCACCAACTGGCAGACGTTTCTTGACGCATCAACTGGCGGACAGCCTTCTGACGCACCAACCGGCAGACATATTTCTTGACTCCTGACTGACGTGGTGACGATAGCCACACAGATCCCCGCACGGCCGCGTACATCAAGACGGGGGAAAAGGGATAATGTCACTAGAAATCTCCAGACGCCGCGGCTGTCTTATCGTGCCGGTGCAGCCCCTCACTTGAGGTCGAGGCCGTCGGTAAGGGCTCCTCCCTCTCTGCTATGCTCAGCCCGACCTTCCCCCACCAGAGCTCCGTCATACATTGCTAAAACGTTTGAGAGGCAAATATTCCTCCTCTTAATTTGCATCTTGATCTCTTTCATTGCAGCCAATCAGACGGTGCCACGTGTTGTTCCTCCCTTGTTAGCGTGCCAAGGACATACAACCTCCCAGAAAGTTCTCAGAGCAGCCATATTACTTACACTCAAAAGGAACACTAAATTGGTAAAATAGAGCAAAGCTTTCTCTTCCGTAACACATCACGACCGCAATacgacatactggagtgaacgatatggacggaaatgcagaatagaactagtgaagagcaagggtgccataggcacagtcagagaacactgtataaacatcagaggtccgcggttgttcaacgtcctcccagggaGTAGTGCGGCGCGGTAGAGGACAACACGGGGAGCGCGTCCTTTCAAGACCTCATGTGCTGTCATTGTCTTGGACCGCCTCTTACACCATGATAAATTTCATTGTATAATAAACCCACCGATAGCAGAGGTGGCTGATAATGATTGGCTGTGACCAATGCCCAGTGGCGGTGTAGTGGAAGACAGGTATCAAATCTTATATACAGGAAAGATACCTGAGGGCCAGGTCCcatatttgcacagtagaataacaacatactgtagcgaaagatacggaaggaaaggtAGAATAGAACCATTGAGGAGTAGAGGAGCCATAGTGTGGCATAGTGTATCCTGAGggaccagagaacactgtctgaacatcaggggtccacacacacacacacacacaccctcccagcaagcattagaaatattgcccccGAACAAAGGTGGATATATTCAAGAGACACTtgtataagttcttgcaagaagtgcgggaccaaccaggctgtagtggatatgtgagcctgcgggctgctccaaacaacagcctattggaccaagttatcacaagttgagTGTGgcatcaggccgggctcggggagtagaacaacttccggaaccctctccaggtagtgTAAGGAAGAAGAGCGCGGGTGAGTAAGAGAGGAAGACTAACACAAGAGGAGACCCTGCAGAGGCCCGGGGCTCCGCTCCACCGAGAAAATAATGACTTAATTAAAACACACCCGTGAAATTTAGCTCGGAAATATTGCTCTGGCTGGAGTTTTCTTGTTCCCGAATGCTTTCCCCCTCTGTCTCTTGCTGCTtgatccctgtctctctccctctctgtgtcTCCCCCTCtctgtgtctccctctctctgtgtctccccctctctgtgtctccctctctctgtgtctcccCCTCTCtgtgtctccccctctctctctctctcacatatatGAGAAACAGAGATTTAAAATTTTTGCACCTTGTATTTGTGTTGCTTTGTTTGTCTTGTTAAGGAGCGTGTTTGGTTTTAGCGTGTGTGTTgtaccttcctctcgcctctcctTATGATAAGTCAACACTCTCCAGGCTGTGCTTAGTCTTACTCTATGACTTAACGCTCTCTTCaacagttagtgtgtgtgtgtgtgtgtgtgtgtgtgtgtgtgtgtgtgtgtgtgtgtgtgtgtgtgtgtgtgtgtgtgtgtgtgtgtgtgtgtgtgtacgacagATACAATGTATCCCATTTATCATCTCGGGTTTcgttaaatatttataaatgTAACTTTAAATAAGTTTGAGTTACAAAGTATGACTAGACGACTCAAGTTGAGAAATGTTGCCTCAACAGTGTTTAGTTTTGAAGAATTTTGAAGAATTTCCCCGTCCAACAATCTTGACGTCTAGGATCTTGACGTCTAGGACCATGTCGTCTAGGACCATGACGTCTAGGACCTTGACGTCTGGGACCATGACGTCTGGGACCATGACGTCTAGGACCTTGACGTCTGGGACCATGACGTCTGGGACCATGACGTCTAGGACCGTGTTGCTGTTAACAGAACTGAGCTCTTCCTTGTGAGCGCTGCTCTCCATTGCTGACTTTTGTAATCAAATCCActacaatatttattatatataaaatattactaattattattattattattatttatttaattttttgttttcatTATATTGAGAAATAGTTCTCATCGTAAAATGAACCATACAACTAATACAAGACCACAGTTGTGCTGCCTCTTGGTCCTAACCAGTGtatccccaccctccccccttcacctccccccttcccatccaTCACCCAAGCGGAAGGAAGCCATCCATGTCTCGAGCAGTGATCataacacaccataaaacacacggCGGGGATGTCACCACTCTCGCACCGTTGGTGGTGAAATGTGAAGGCGCGCGCCCGTAGAGTTGTGTTGCCGACATAGTCCGGGGCAGCTGCacacctctgtatgactaaccatcctgtgtgatggggatttttttagcatcacctagttagcttttcttTGACACGCTgttctccacttcatatagtctagggtagctgcactaatgcagatgtacctcatgcattcataaaaaaaaaaaaaaaaaaaaaaaaaaaaacgcagctGCACACGTTCACCTGAATATGTTCAGACCTAAAACCGAGAGTTGGTGCAGTGTGGCTGCGGATATGCAGGCTGCCGCCCTCTACAAGCTGTAGTGCTCGTAGTGATTATTGGGCGGAACCTACCACTTATTTATGTTGCCGTTAAAGAGTTACCCTTTCCTTCACTTATGTTCACAATACAAAAGTAAACCTTTTTCAATATCACTTATAATAACTAATAATATAAATGATATTAACATGAACTCGGAAGACTCtttaaagagaaattgacaacatgcccatgcactcagcccctggtcctgactcgtggaattcaatattcataaagaaatgtaaagtaccagtagcgcgagcgctcagtgtaatatggagaaagagcctggatacaggggagataccagcagcacttacatCTGCAGATATAGTTCCTctgcacaagggaggtagtaaagctttggccaaaaattatagaccagttgcattaACATTACACGTAATAAAcaattttgaaagagtgatttggAATCGACTttccagtttcatggaaaataatgaactacagaacccaggacaacatggatttagtgcgggaagatcctgtctgtcacagttactcaaccacaatGACAACATCACAGAAGCTttagaggaaaaacaaaaagcAATTGTTGTATACAGTTACacctggtacagtggtacagctggGGACAACGACctctggtacagtggtacagctggGGGCAACGACctctggtacagtggtacagctggGGACAACGACctctggtacagtggtacagctggGGACAACGACctctggtacagtggtacagctggGGGCAACGACctctggtacagtggtacagctggGGACAACGACctctggtacagtggtacagctggGGACAACGACctctggtacagtggtacagctggGGACAACGGTctctggtacagtggtacagctggGGACAACGGTCTCTGGTACAGTGATACAGCTGGGGACAACGACctctggtacagtggtacagctggGGGCAACGACctctggtacagtggtacagctggGGACAACGACctctggtacagtggtacagctggGGACAACGACctctggtacagtggtacagctggGGGCAACGACctctggtacagtggtacagctggGGACAACGACctctggtacagtggtacagctggGGACAACGGCctctggtacagtggtacagctggGGACAACTGTctctggtacagtggtacagctggGGACAACGGTctctggtacagtggtacagctggGGACAACGGCctctggtacagtggtacagctggGGACAACGGCctctggtacagtggtacagccggGGACAACGGCctctggtacagtggtacagccggGGACAACGGCctctggtacagtggtacagctcgGGACAACGGCctctggtacagtggtacagctcgGGACAACGGCctctggtacagtggtacagctggGGACAACGGCctctggtacagtggtacagctggGGACAACGACctctggtacagtggtacagctggGGACAACGTCctctggtacagtggtacagctggGGACAACGACctctggtacagtggtacagctggGGACAACGTCctctggtacagtggtacagctggGGACAACGACctctggtacagtggtacagctggGGACAACGTCctctggtacagtggtacagctggGGACAACGACctctggtacagtggtacagctggGGACAACGACCTCCGGTACACTGGTACAGCTGGGGACAACAACGACATAAGGGAGCGTCACAAGCACGTGGACCGCTGAAAAAGAGGCTTAAAACAGAAGTGGTCGGAGGCAGTAAAGTGGTAATCCCCTTCACCTGCACGGTCCATTTTCCTGCCTGTGGCTATTACAGACCTCGGCCCTGTGGCTCCAGAGGTCAGAACCCTCTCTTGCGTCCAGGGTCGCCTGGAAATAATACGGcggtgtgaaattattttaaatctCCACCTTGTTTGTCTTCGATGTCGaggttgtggagggggggggggtgaggatgtgggagggggaagggatggTTGAGGGGTAAGTGTCTTTCTCTCTCTAACGACAGCGCTTCCATTTCCTCTCTAGTTTCTTTTCCTTGTGTACTGTCTCTTTGTTCACCTGTCACTTATTCTCATTTCTATCACTTTACATTTGTTCGTATTTAATTCCAATAACCTTTTCTCCGACTATCTTTGCAACTTGTTCATGTCCTCTGCCAGAAGCCTTCAATCCTCATCTGTGACAACTCgcctcattaattttgcatctgAAAACATCGACATATAAGACTCAACTCTTATAGATAGTCCGACTTCTCACCCCCCTTACTGTTactctacatgtgtgtgtgtatacaggatatgtgtaagctggtcagaattgtatttcacctttgtaaatgtacgttaatgacactatgtaaaagacacaacgaacactgtttatgtagggcagacgtaaatctgtgtgtgtatttatgtatgtttaAGTACTTTATGTACTTatgtcttctatgtatgtactgtatgtcTTCTTATgtaagtactgtatcatcctttgcagatgactctaggatttttatgagagtagacaacatagaggacgcggcaaacctccaatcagatgtaaatcaagtctttcaatgggctacagaaaataatatggtgtttaactttTAGCTTTTGCGCTACGGAAAAACGGAAAATattaaaacggaaaccacgtacaaaacgtagTCAAATcaaaacatagaacgaaaaggcaatgtaaaggatctgggtgtactcatgtcggaagaccttacctttaaagaacacaataaagtagccgtcacaactgcaagaaaaatgacaggttggataacaagaacctttcacactagagatgctataccgatgatgatacttttcaagacggtagtgctctctagagtggaatactgctgcacaatgacagcccctttcaaagctggagaaattgctgacctggagagcgtgcagagatcctttactgctagaatccactcagtaaaacatctaaactactgggaccgactaaagagcctaaatctgtgttCCCTTGAgctcaggcgggagagatacataataatttacacgtcaaAATtactagaggggctggtcccaaacctgcacacagaaataacatcacatgagaccaggaggcatggcaggatgtgcagaatacccccgttgaagagcagaggtgcaacaggtactctgagagagaactatcaacatcagaggcccgagactgttcaacacgcttccactacacataaggggcataactggccgactcctcgatgcgttcaagagagaactgaataatcacctccaaaggatacctgatcaaccaggctgtgactcatacgtcaggctgcgagcagccgcgtccaacagcctggttggccagtacaggaacgaggaggcctggtcgacgaccgggccgcggggacgctaagccccgaaaacacctcagggtaacctcaaggtatgaaggttagattagcattttaaaagcaatacaatcaccttctgtggttgactgttcaataaatccctgaactatatgtttatcagatctctcaccctgtccatggaggacagaagaaaatgtatatatgctggttagcattataaatgtgtggccacgtctgtggtagaaaaataataaaaaaaaactggctcCTGCCTggtaggtaattccttacccatgttagGGCTTTTCCGCTTGCTCCTGCCTgactactgtgtcaaaggctttttggaacTCCAGAAATGTGCAATCTGACCCATCCTTCTCGTGTATTATTCTTGCCCCGTTATCATAGAACTCCAGTAGGTTGGTCAGGCATGATCTGCCTTCCCTAAAGCCATGTTGGTGTTACATGCCTAACTCTCTCTAAGTGGGCAACTAGTCATAACATTATTATTCTTGCAAGAACTTTACAGTGGATGCTTGCTAGTGATACTGTTCTGTAGTTAAGGTCATCTTATCTATCCCCCTTTCATAAGAATGTGTACGACATTTGCAGCAGCTGGACAACTCTCCTTATGTAAATAACTCGTTAAAGACCTTAACTTTTACCTTAACCTGAAGACCTTAACCCACAGGCACACTGAGGCCTGTGCtaactttttgtttttgtccaaTGATGCTAGTTGTTTCTTTACTGCCTCTGCTCTCATCTTAATATTTTACTCTCTCATCTAGGGTCATCTCCTATTCTCATGATGGGAgttgctgctcaggctcggttaatactccatggaaactggcgtttagttcctcacagatttccttattGCTTTCTGTATGtggtacttgtgttttgtgtaatcttgtcacttggtcgtttacTCTCCTTTTCCTTCTTATGTGATTCTGTAGTCGTTTTGGTTCTTTCTTTGCTTTGATAGAAATATCACTGTAATTTGCACTGTACCTTAGGACATAGTCCTTGCacaactgcttttccttattctcatatcagatatagacaaaaatacaagtcacagcttcatgtcatcctttacagatgacacaaaaatcagcatgaaaattacctctgctgaagtcaTTGTAAaccttcaagcagatattaataaagttttcgacttatCAGCAGAAAATATGATTTTTAagcgataaatttcaggtactcagatacggtaaaaatgagaatcTTCAACATAATACAgggaacaaaacacaatcaaatcttcccatagtaggaaagcagcatgtaaaggatctgtgaataatgatgtctgacaacctaacgtttagggagcataaccaagcaaatattgagtcagccagaaaaatgataggatgaattacaagacctttcaaatccagggatcccatcacaatggttgaactcttcaagtcacttgtgttgtcccgtcttgagtactgctcagtactcacttcccccttcagagcaggagagattgctgaaatagagggaatacagagaacatatacggcatacatagacgcgataaagcacctaaattattgggatcgtctcaaagctctccaaatgtactctttagaaaggagacgagatggGTATCAaagaatatacacatggaaaatactggagggccaggtaccaaatctacacagtaaaatatcgtactggagtgaacgatatggaaggaaatgcagaatatagCCAGGTGAAGAAGAGAAGtgtcatgggcacaatcagagaacatcagaggtcctcggTTCTTCAACATCTTCTCAGCGAGCATATTGCCGGAACAAGTGGACGTCTTGAAGAGAAAACTGCATAGTTTTCTCCAAGAAGTGTTGAACCAACTAGGCTGCCGTGAATACGTGgcctgtgggccactccaagcaacagcctgttggaccaagctctcaaggcaagcctggccccgggcttggggagtagaactctcagaaATTCAAGGTATGATCAAGGTATTCTCGCAATTTATTTccggagagggggtgagggagtgtgtaggGTACGAAGGTGTGCGGGCTGAGGGTGTTTGGGGGTTTAAGAGGTGGTGGGGTTTACCTTCCTTATCTTGAAGTTACCTCGCATTGATTCCGGAGGTTAATGTCTCCtggcccggtctctgacgaggcctcctggttggtggtctagtTAACCTGGGGTATGTTAGGGGGCgtggtggtgtactcaccta
The DNA window shown above is from Procambarus clarkii isolate CNS0578487 chromosome 21, FALCON_Pclarkii_2.0, whole genome shotgun sequence and carries:
- the LOC138367260 gene encoding uncharacterized protein — encoded protein: MENNELQNPGQHGFSAGRSCLSQLLNHNDNITEALEEKQKAIVVYSYTWYSGTAGDNDLWYSGTAGGNDLWYSGTAGDNDLWYSGTAGDNDLWYSGTAGGNDLWYSGTAGDNDLWYSGTAGDNDLWYSGTAGDNGLWYSGTAGDNGLWYSDTAGDNDLWYSGTAGGNDLWYSGTAGDNDLWYSGTAGDNDLWYSGTAGGNDLWYSGTAGDNDLWYSGTAGDNGLWYSGTAGDNCLWYSGTAGDNGLWYSGTAGDNGLWYSGTAGDNGLWYSGTAGDNGLWYSGTAGDNGLWYSGTARDNGLWYSGTARDNGLWYSGTAGDNGLWYSGTAGDNDLWYSGTAGDNVLWYSGTAGDNDLWYSGTAGDNVLWYSGTAGDNDLWYSGTAGDNVLWYSGTAGDNDLWYSGTAGDNDLRYTGTAGDNNDIRERHKHVDR